The Rhizobium favelukesii DNA segment GCAACGCCTCTGACAGCTGTCAGGTCGACCTTGGAGTTGAGGTTTTCGACGGCCTGGCGCACACGTGTCCACCACGCGTCGGGCTGCCGAGTCTCGGCAGGGCTTTCAAATGGCGCAGCCGCGAAGCCTATTGGGTTTCCATGCCGGTCGACGGCGCTCGCCCGCGCACCCGACGTGCCGATGTCGATGCCAAGCGCATATGCCTGCTCAGAACCGGTGTTCACGCCGAGTGCCTCGTTGACTGTCGGTCGAGTGCCTGGCGGTATTGTTCCGCTTCCCAATGTGTCAGTTCGTATTCATCGGCATCAGAGAGATAGGCGATCTTCTCGCCATCAGGAATTCGGCCGACGACCTCTGCAAGGCAGCGGGCCATGACCTCGCCTCCGGCCGTCAGCGTATTCGACAACAGGATGCCTTTGCCAGGAACGATTACCAGCTTGGGCAGCTCGCGTCCCTCCCTGGCGCAGGCCGCTTCCAGATCGGTGGCGTTCTGTCCGGGCGTGAGCGTACCGATCTCGATTCCGAGGAAGATCACATGGTCGGGATAAAGCGAGCCGCCAAGGGCGAGCGCCTGGTTGATCCCCGGTAGCGCAATCGCATGGCTTTCGAGATCTTTTGCGGCATGAAAGGTTGATCCTTTTGCCGCAGTGGCCAGGGCGTCGAGATCGGGTGCAGCGGTTGCACGCGGTTCTGAACGAAGGGCCTCGGTGACGCGATCAATCCGTTCGGCGACTTCGCTTACCGTGTCGCCGCAAACGATGATGCCGTGGTTGAAGAGGATCAGGATATCGGGCCTTGCTGCCGCGGCTTTTCCAATCTCTCGAGCCAGAGGGGTGCCGGGGCGCCTGTAAGGTATAGAGGCCCATTTCAGGTCGGGAACAGCTGCCATCCGTGCCGCCAGCACCTCGTCGCGCCGGTCCAGCACCGCAAGCGCAATTGCGTTCACGCAGTGGTAGTGGGCGACAACCGGGCTCTGCAGCGCGGCATGGAAACTTGTCTCGATCGACGGTCGCAGGCCGCTCGAGTTCAGTTCGTCAACGACGAAATCGATCGACTTTTCGGCCCTGGCGTCGCCTTCCCGCAGTGCCGTGACCAGCGGATCCACAAGAACGGGAACCATGATGTCCTGTTCGCCGGCCTTCGCAAGCCAGGTTCCCGAGGCCTTCACCCACATGACGCCGTCATGCTTGATCGAGGTATTGCCGCCGGCGCCCTGGGTTTTCTGTATGTCGTTGCCGATCCCGCTTGAGAGGTGGAGGAAATCCCCGAACAGGTCGGTTTTCCGCAAGTCCGGGATTGTCATCTGGTTCTCCTCCTAATGCGCATTTGCTCAACCGTGCTGGATATGCTGAGCAAACTTTGGCGCGATCCTATAAACGTGATCGAAGATCGTCAACTGTGAAGATTTTCAGTCTAATCTATTGCGACAGTTACGTCAGTGTGATTATAGTTCGTCATAGCGCTTGAGGAGAAGCGCGAATGGAGGCACTTCTTGAACGATTCCGATCGCCATCGCCTGATCACCGAGATGCTGCTCGAAACGCCTTTCGCATCGGTGCGCGATCTGCAGGAGCGCCTTGGCGTGTCTCCGGCTACCATTCGGCGTGATATCGACAAGCTTCACGAGATCGGCAAGGCGCGGAAAGTCTATGGCGGCATTTCCGCAAATGATGTCTCTGCGACCGGGCGTCTCTCCGCGCGGCCCTACGATGAAAATCGCGACATTGCGGTGGACGCAAAGCGTGCAATCGCGGAGAAGGCGGCCGGCCTTGTCCGGGACGGGGACTCCATAATCGTCCACGCCGGCTCCACCTGCTATCAGCTCGGGCAGCAGCTTGCTCGGCGCAACGTCCGCATCTACACCAATTCTATGCCGCTCGCTGCCTATCTCGGGGAGCACGGAACGTGTCACCTGACGCTCGCCGGCGGTGAACTTTATCGCGAGCCGGGCATAATTCACGACCCTTCCGCTGGCGCGCCGGATTTCTTTGCGTCTCGCTTCTTTCTCGGCACGCAAGGCATCAGTGCCGAAGGACTGTTGGAATCGCATCCGCTCCTGACCAAGGCAATTGGCGAGCTCAGCACCTGCGCTGACGAGATCGTCCTTTTGGCCGACAGCCGGAAGTTTTCGATCCAGCCGCGTAACATCGTTCTGCCGCTTTCCAGGATCGGGACGATCGTCACCGACGATAGCCTGTCCGACTCTGGCGCAAAGATGCTCGAGGATGCCGGCATAACCATCCTGATTGCTGCGATCGGAGTGCCGTCATGACCGGGCAGGCAGCAGTAGCGGTCTTTGACCTCGGCAAGACGAACTCGAAACTGTTCGTCCTCGGTCACGATGGCTCGATACTTTGGGACGCTCGCAGCAAGCCAAGCTGGGTCGATCATGATGGAATTCGGGTTCTTGACGATCAGGCGCTCTTCGCGTGGATGAAGGACGTATTGAAGACGGCTGTTGAAGATCATGGGGCACGGCACGTGACCTTTTCCGGACATGGCTGCACCTTCGCATTGACTAAGGGTGACAGCCTTGTCCATCCGATCCTCGACTACGAGCAGGAGCCGCCCCGCGAGGTCACCGATCGCATCGACATGCTGGTTCCGACCTTCAGCGAGACCTATTCGCCTCGCCTTCCACTCGGGTTCAATTATGGTCGGCACATTCTCTGGGTCGAGGCGACGAGGCCTGGGCTTCTGGCTCAGGCAGATGCCATCTTGTCCTATCCTCAATTCTGGTCCTGGACGTTCTCAGGCCGGAAGGTGTCGGAAGTTTCTTACATTGGTTGCCATTCCCATCTCTGGGCGCCTCTGATCGGAGATTTCAGTAGTCTGGTCGACAACAGGGGTTGGCGGGAGAAAATGCCGGCCTTTGCGAAGGCGGGCGACGAGCTCGGCACATTTCCGGTTGAGACGAAATCCGGTGAGGCTGTTCCGGTCGCGGTTCATAACGGAGTCCACGACAGCAACGCGGCCCTCTATTTCTATCGCTCGGTCGGGTTCGATGATTTCACGCTGGTGTCCACGGGGACCTGGGTTGTGATCTTCAACTCCACTTGCCCTCTTGAGGCGCTGGATGAACACCGCGACATGCTCGCCAATGTGACTGTCGATGGTAGGCCCGCGCCGACCATTCGCTTCATGGGTGGTCGGGAATACGAGATCGCGAGCGGTGGCTGGAACAAGCCCGTCAGCCTGGAAGCCTTGTTGCGCGTGATTGCCAAGGGCGCGTTCGCATTGCCCTCATTTGCCCCCGGTGGGCCAATGCAAGGGTTCGATGGTCGCTTTGTCGGGCCTGTTGTCGGTGGCGAAGAGAGGGCGGCTGCTGCTCTTCTCTATGTCGTGCTGATGACCGACCTCTCGCTTGACCTCATACGCTCAAGCAACCCCATCGTTATCGACGGCGGCCTCGTCAAGACCGGTTTGTTTGCACAGTTGCTTGCCCAATTGCGTCCGGCCCAGCCGATATTCACGAGCACGACTGCCGAAGGAAGCGCTTTCGGAGCCGCCGCGCTCGTTTTCGATGAACTCGGCCAGCATCCGTTCGCCAACGAGACGGTTGAGGCTGCCTCGCTCGGTGTCGAGGGCCTTGATGCCTACCGGCGCGGCTGGAGCGGCTTCTTGGAAATCAAAGACGCGTCCGCGATGCAGCCAGAAAAGGAGCTCCACGCATGAGTGCGGCAGCGCCAAGGGCGAATGCGCCCGTTCTTGAAATGAAGAACATCAGCAAGACGTTTGGCAACACGAGAGCTCTGACCAACGTGTCGCTGACAGCCTACCCAGGCGAGGTTCACGCCCTGATGGGTGAGAACGGTGCTGGAAAGTCCACGCTGATGAAGGTGCTGTCAGGCGCCTATACGGCTGATCCAGGCGGCACTGTTGCGGTTGATGGTCAGCCGATCGTCTCTGGCGATCCCATTCGCGCAAAGGCAAATGGTATTGCGGTCATCTATCAGGAACTGTCTCTCGCGCCGAACCTGACGGTTGCCCAGAATATGTTTCTCGGTGCGGAGCCCGCTCGCTTCGGGGTGATCGACAAGTCGGCAGCGCGCGAGCGCGCCGAACCGATCCTCAAGCAACTCGGCATTGAGTTCGGCCCGTCACAGCTTGTCGCGGCCCTGTCTCTCGGCGAGCGTCAGATGGTGGAAATCGCGCGCGCGCTGACGACCAACGCGAAGATCATCGTCATGGACGAGCCGACGACCTCCCTCACGTCGAGAGAGACCGAGCGCCTGTTCGACGTCATTGCCGGCCTCAAGGCCCGCGGTATCGCCATCATCTATATCAGTCACCGTATGGAAGAGGTCTATGCACTCGCCGATCGTGTCAGCGTTCTGCGCGACAGCGCTTATGTCGGAACGCTGGAGCGCGCCGAGCTTTCGGCCGAAAAACTCGTCTCTATGATGGTCGGTCGCGACCTGTCGTCTTTCTACAAGAAGGAGCACCGCGCGCCGCAGCAGGCCGCTCGGACGATATTGTCCGTCCGCGATATCGGAGACGGCCGACGCGTCCACGGATGTTCCTTCGATGCAAAAGCCGGGGAAGTCCTCGGGATCGCCGGTCTCGTTGGTTCCGGCCGAACCGAGCTCGCCCGCCTGATTTTCGGGGCCGACAGAAAGATCTCGGGAACCGTGCTGCTCGAAGGCCGCGAATTGACGATCGGCGGCCCGCGCGATGCCATGGATGCCGGTATTGCCTATCTTACCGAAGACCGGAAGGGTCTGGGGCTGTTCTTGGACATGACGATCAACGAAAACATCAACATCGGTGTGATCGGCAAGGACGCGGCGAAGGGTGGCATTCTGAATTTCGCGGCGGCTCGCGAACGCGCGGCAAAGGCGATCTCCTCACTTTCCATCCGAACGCTGAGTGCCAGCATCAATGTTGGAGCGCTGTCGGGTGGAAATCAGCAGAAGGCATTGATCGCGCGCCTACTGGAAACCAAGCCGAAGGCCATCATCTTCGACGAACCGACGCGCGGCGTCGACGTCGGCGCGAAGTCCGAGATCTACCGGATCATTGACGAACTTGCGCAGACCGGCATCGCGATTGTCGTCATTTCCAGCGACCTTCCCGAAATCATCGGGATTGCCGATCGCGTTCTTGTCATGCGCGAGGGCCACATCGCAGGCGAGGTGTCGTCGACGCCCGAGCAACCAATCCGCCAGGAAGCCATCATGGCGTTCTCGACCGGCTCTGCGCCGAAAGTCGCCTGAGTTCGCCCATTCAAAAAGACGGGACAAGAAGCATGACCGCGACATCAACCGAACAGCTGAACGCCAGCAAGGCCAGGTTCCGATCAACGCTGACGGCGCTTGGCATGCTTCCAGTCCTGGTCATTTTGGCAATCGGATTCCATCTTCTCAGCGGACGCTTTCTAAGCGTCAACAATCTGTCCATCGTCATGCAGCAGGCATCGATCAATACGGTGCTTGCCGCTGGCATGACCTTTGTCATCCTTACCGGCGGGATTGATCTTTCCGTGGGTTCGATCCTGGCGGCATCCGCCATGGTCGGCGTCATCGTTTCACTTTGGCCCGATATCGGCATGCTCGGGATTCCGGCTGCGATCGCCGTTGGCCTTGCCTGTGGCGTTATCAACGGGACGATCATTTCGGCTCTGAAGCTGCCGCCGTTCATCGTGACTCTCGGCTCGCTGACTGCCATGCGCGGCATTGCGCGGTTGATCGGAAACGACACGACCGTGTTCAATCCCGATCTGCCCTTCGATTTCATAGGAAACGGAAGCTTCCTCGGCGTGCCATGGCTTGCCATCATCGCGCTTGCGACGATCCTGATCTCCGGGTTCATCCTCAAGCGAACCGTCCTCGGTACCTGGATCTATGCGGTTGGCGGCAACGTCGAGGCCGCGCGCCTGACAGGCATCAAGGTGCCGCTCGTCCTGCTGTTCGTCTATTCGATGTCTGGTCTTCTTGCCGGTCTTGGCGGGGTTATGTCGGCAGCGCGGCTTTACGCGGCCAATGGTCTTCAGCTTGGCCAGGCATACGAACTCGATGCGATTGCAGCTGTCATTCTTGGCGGTACCAGCTTCGTCGGCGGCGTCGGCTCGATCTGGGGCACGCTCATTGGTGCCCTGATCATCGCCGTCTTGTCGAACGGTCTCATCCTCGTCGGTGTCTCGGACATCTGGCAGTACATCATCAAGGGACTTGTCATCATCGTGGCCGTGGCGCTCGACCGCTATCGGCTGAAGGGGCTTAGCCGCACGTAAGGTGCGGCTGATGGGACCGGGGGTTACCGGATAACAAGGCGCAGGAGGCGCCCAATGGAGGAAAGAATGCGCATGATTTCGAAACTGCTCGCCGCCAGCGCGCTGGCTGCATCGATCGCAATGCCGGCGGCTGCAAAGGACCTCGAAAAGATCGGCATTTCCGTCGGCCTTCTCGGCAACCCCTTCTTCGTCGCCACCATCAAGGGCATCGAGGACCGCGCCAAGGAAATCAATCCGAACGTTCAGGTAACCTCGGTTTCCGCGGACTATGACCTCAACAAGCAGGTATCGCAGATCGACAGCTTCATCGCTGCCGGTGTCGACATTATCATGCTGAACGCAGTCGACGCCAAGGCGATCGCTCCAGCCGTCAAGAAGGCACAGGCTGCCGGTGTTATCGTTGCCGCATTCGACGTTTCCGCACCGGGTGCCGACGTCACCGTCATGACTAACAACGTGAAGGCCGGCGAGGAAGCCTGCCAGTACATCGTTGATCAGCTGAAGGGCAAGGGCAACGTGATCATCATCAACGGACCGGCATCGTCGTCGATCATCGACCGCGTTCAGGGATGCAAGAATGTTCTCGGCAAGAGCCCTGATATCAAGATCCTCTCGGACGATCAGAACGGCCAGGGCTCGCGCGACGGCGGCCTTGCGGTCATGCAGGGGCTTCTAACCCGCTTCGACAAGATTGACGCGATCTTCGCGATCAACGACCCGACCGGTATCGGCGCTGAACTGGCGGCAAAGCAGTTGAACCGTAACGAGTTCATCATCACTGCCGTCGATGGCGCCCCTGATATCGAAAAGTCTCTCGCCAGCGGCAAGTCGATGATCAAGGCCTCGGCCTCCCAGGACCCCTACGTCATGGCAGGTGACTCGCTCAAGATGGCTGTCGACGTGCTGAACGGCAAGAAGCCTGCCGAAAACACCGTTCTGTTGGATCCGAAGCTGATCACGGCCGACAACATCAAGGACTACAAGGGCTGGACTGCAGCTCGCTAAGGTCTCCTCCCGCGCGGCCCGCCGATGCCTCTGTGCTCGGCGGGTCGTGATCTCAAGCAATCAGGAATACGGTCTTATGTCCAAAATCGGCGTCCACTCCTTCGTCTGGAGCGCCGGCTCCTCGAAAGACGAGCTGGCGAGAACTCTTGAACGCTCCCGCGAGCTTGGCTTCAAGCTTGTCGAATTCTCGTATCTCGATCCAAAACAGGTCGACGTGAAATGGCTCGCCTCGCGTATCGAACAACTCGACCTGGATGTCGCGATCAGCATGGGGCTGCCGGCGGAAGGGGATATCTCCAGTGACGATGCATCCGTCGTCGCCAACGGTGTCGATATTCTCGACCGTGCGGTTGCCCTCGTCAGGGACCTCGGCGGATCGAAGCTTGCAGGTATCCTGAGTTCCGCACATGGGAAGCAGGAGAACGCGCTGACCAAAAAGGCCTGGGACACAAGCGTAAGGACGCTGTCGAAAGTCGCGGAACGTGCGAAGTCGGCTGGCGTTACCTTGAACCTGGAGATCGTCAATCGCTTCGAGAGCAACATGCTCAATACCGCCGCCCAGGGTCTTGCCTACATCAAGGACACAGGCGCCTCGAACGTCTTTCTTCACCTCGACACATTCCACATGAACATCGAGGAGGCCGACGTGGGTCTGGCGATTCGCAATGCTGCGGACAAGATCGGCTACGTTCACATCGGTGAAAGCCACCGTGGCTACCTCGGTACGGGGAACATCGATTTTGTCGCGATCTTTGACGCCCTCATATCAATTGGATGGGATGACTTTGTCACATTTGAGTCATTCTCCACCACAATCGTCGACAAGGACCTGTCGTTAAAAACGGCGATCTGGAGGAACCTCTGGAGCGACAATGTTGCACTTGCCGAGCATGCGCGGCGGTTCATGGAGCTCGGGTTGGAGACGGCGCGTCTAAAAGCGCAGCTCGTAACCAACGCTCACTTGCCAATGGTGTAAACGGCTTTCCTTCGGCAACGGGGAATAGCGGAGGAAGCAGCGCGCACTCCGGAGTGGGACGCGGCACGTTGAATGCTGGCCAAATCCATTGTCATTGAAATCTATGCGGCTTGCTCTGAATCCGCGCTTGGGAGATGGACGGTCGTCTCGTTAATTAAGCGCACTTATCTAGGCTTGATGCTTATTTAAAGGCGCTCGCTCCAACTGACCGGACTAATTTTCCGACACATGATCGGTTTGAAGGTCATTTGAAATATCACCTTTGGCGGCGTCGGGGGAACAGCCCGGGTTCATGGCGACTTGTCTCAAGCTGCATCCTTACCCCGTGGGACCCGCCTCATAGCAAAAGTGAAGCTTGGCTCCGCGCTTGGAAAGCTTATTGACCATTGATGCCACCGACGCCGGCTCCGAGGAGATGTCGCCTAAAAACCGTACCTCGCCGTTGCGTGCTCCGTCAGCAATCGCCACCGAAATCTTCAACTTCGACGTATCCAAGCCGATGAAAATTACGCTATCCTCTTTCATGGTTCGCCCTCGCTAAGCATGGGGCAAGGCTCCGGCCTATCCAGAGCAACCCCCGATTTTAGCTTAACGCGGGGGCGGGCCACCTTCACCAAGCGAACATACGGTCTAGGTCCAAACACCCGTCTGTGGCTTTAAGACTGCTTGGTGTGAAGTCGTTGACGCGCAAGTAAAGGACGGTGATCATCCTTGCATCGTACGAGGATTCGCCGAGATGGATTCTGATCAGGGCAGAGCAATTGTGCCGAATGTTTCCGGTCCACGCCCAAAGCTCCACAATTGGATGATTGAGGAGCGTGAGTATGACCGGCAGGAGCAGAGACGTGGGCGACGGTATGCATATGAATCTGTCGACGCCCGCCGCACGGCCCTGATCGTAATCGATATGGTCCCGTTTTTCGTTGAGGAAAGCGGCTACTGCAGAGGGATACTGCCCAACGTCATTCGCCTCGGAGACGCCCTTCGCAGCGCTGGTGGCACCGTGGCGTGGGTTGTTCCGGGCTCCGATCAACCTCACCCAGACCTCACACGGGAGTTCTTTGGCGAAGAGGTAACCGAAGTATTCAGGACGTCAGGCGGCGCTGGCCCGATATCGGGGAGAGTGTGGGCTGGCCTGTCACCGCAAGCGGAAGACCTGTATTTCGAGAAGTCCGCCTATAGCGCGTTTTTCCCTGGCTCTTCAGACCTGCCTGCGGCCCTTGGCGCTCGCGGAATCGACACGGTCATCATCACCGGAACCGTGACGAACATCTGCTGTGAGTCCTCGGCCCGAGACGCCTACGCCAGCGGGTTCCGGGTAGTTTTCGTAGCTGACGGGACGGCTGCAAGGCGCGATCAGGACCACAACGCAGCACTTCACAATATCTATCGGAGCTTTGGCGATGTGCGGCCGACAGATGAAGTTATCAGTCTTTTATCCACCTAAGTGGAGGCTGTGGTTGGCGGGACCGATCTCGGGGCCGTCGAGACCTATTTCCCCGATTTCATCTCACGTCCAAGCGCATCAATATTTCATCATGGAATGTGTCGCCGACCTTGAGGGCCTCCGCTTCCAGGGCCCAACGTTTAAAGCCCGCTGATTCATACAACTTGATAGCCGGATCGTTGTTTGCTTCTACGCAAAGCCGAAGCGATCTTACTGATGGTCCAAATTCCGCTACTGCCGCGTTGAGTAACTGCCGAGCCAAACCTTTTCCCCGCGCAGCCGGGCTCACGTACATTCCCCAGATGGACCCAATGTGTTGCGTCTTCTGGCCTTTGGAGCGGGAGATGCCTATGGTCCCTACGATCATTTCCCCTTCGGATATACCGCCGATGACATGTCCGTTTTCGAGCCGTTCGGCAAAGCGAGATTCGGGCTGATCCTGCTCTTCCTCCCAAGAGGCTCCAAACGCCTCGGGATGCTCGCGAAGTGCCCGGAGGCGGACTTGCCTGAATGCCGACGCGTCATCACTGCGGAGGCGGCGTAATGCGAAGCGTTCCAATACAATCCCCAATTCAAATATATCTGATTATAAAACCAAGGAACATAATCATGCACT contains these protein-coding regions:
- a CDS encoding class II aldolase/adducin family protein, with amino-acid sequence MTIPDLRKTDLFGDFLHLSSGIGNDIQKTQGAGGNTSIKHDGVMWVKASGTWLAKAGEQDIMVPVLVDPLVTALREGDARAEKSIDFVVDELNSSGLRPSIETSFHAALQSPVVAHYHCVNAIALAVLDRRDEVLAARMAAVPDLKWASIPYRRPGTPLAREIGKAAAARPDILILFNHGIIVCGDTVSEVAERIDRVTEALRSEPRATAAPDLDALATAAKGSTFHAAKDLESHAIALPGINQALALGGSLYPDHVIFLGIEIGTLTPGQNATDLEAACAREGRELPKLVIVPGKGILLSNTLTAGGEVMARCLAEVVGRIPDGEKIAYLSDADEYELTHWEAEQYRQALDRQSTRHSA
- a CDS encoding DeoR/GlpR family DNA-binding transcription regulator produces the protein MNDSDRHRLITEMLLETPFASVRDLQERLGVSPATIRRDIDKLHEIGKARKVYGGISANDVSATGRLSARPYDENRDIAVDAKRAIAEKAAGLVRDGDSIIVHAGSTCYQLGQQLARRNVRIYTNSMPLAAYLGEHGTCHLTLAGGELYREPGIIHDPSAGAPDFFASRFFLGTQGISAEGLLESHPLLTKAIGELSTCADEIVLLADSRKFSIQPRNIVLPLSRIGTIVTDDSLSDSGAKMLEDAGITILIAAIGVPS
- a CDS encoding FGGY-family carbohydrate kinase yields the protein MTGQAAVAVFDLGKTNSKLFVLGHDGSILWDARSKPSWVDHDGIRVLDDQALFAWMKDVLKTAVEDHGARHVTFSGHGCTFALTKGDSLVHPILDYEQEPPREVTDRIDMLVPTFSETYSPRLPLGFNYGRHILWVEATRPGLLAQADAILSYPQFWSWTFSGRKVSEVSYIGCHSHLWAPLIGDFSSLVDNRGWREKMPAFAKAGDELGTFPVETKSGEAVPVAVHNGVHDSNAALYFYRSVGFDDFTLVSTGTWVVIFNSTCPLEALDEHRDMLANVTVDGRPAPTIRFMGGREYEIASGGWNKPVSLEALLRVIAKGAFALPSFAPGGPMQGFDGRFVGPVVGGEERAAAALLYVVLMTDLSLDLIRSSNPIVIDGGLVKTGLFAQLLAQLRPAQPIFTSTTAEGSAFGAAALVFDELGQHPFANETVEAASLGVEGLDAYRRGWSGFLEIKDASAMQPEKELHA
- a CDS encoding sugar ABC transporter ATP-binding protein, whose amino-acid sequence is MSAAAPRANAPVLEMKNISKTFGNTRALTNVSLTAYPGEVHALMGENGAGKSTLMKVLSGAYTADPGGTVAVDGQPIVSGDPIRAKANGIAVIYQELSLAPNLTVAQNMFLGAEPARFGVIDKSAARERAEPILKQLGIEFGPSQLVAALSLGERQMVEIARALTTNAKIIVMDEPTTSLTSRETERLFDVIAGLKARGIAIIYISHRMEEVYALADRVSVLRDSAYVGTLERAELSAEKLVSMMVGRDLSSFYKKEHRAPQQAARTILSVRDIGDGRRVHGCSFDAKAGEVLGIAGLVGSGRTELARLIFGADRKISGTVLLEGRELTIGGPRDAMDAGIAYLTEDRKGLGLFLDMTINENINIGVIGKDAAKGGILNFAAARERAAKAISSLSIRTLSASINVGALSGGNQQKALIARLLETKPKAIIFDEPTRGVDVGAKSEIYRIIDELAQTGIAIVVISSDLPEIIGIADRVLVMREGHIAGEVSSTPEQPIRQEAIMAFSTGSAPKVA
- a CDS encoding ABC transporter permease subunit, with translation MTATSTEQLNASKARFRSTLTALGMLPVLVILAIGFHLLSGRFLSVNNLSIVMQQASINTVLAAGMTFVILTGGIDLSVGSILAASAMVGVIVSLWPDIGMLGIPAAIAVGLACGVINGTIISALKLPPFIVTLGSLTAMRGIARLIGNDTTVFNPDLPFDFIGNGSFLGVPWLAIIALATILISGFILKRTVLGTWIYAVGGNVEAARLTGIKVPLVLLFVYSMSGLLAGLGGVMSAARLYAANGLQLGQAYELDAIAAVILGGTSFVGGVGSIWGTLIGALIIAVLSNGLILVGVSDIWQYIIKGLVIIVAVALDRYRLKGLSRT
- a CDS encoding ABC transporter substrate-binding protein, with protein sequence MRMISKLLAASALAASIAMPAAAKDLEKIGISVGLLGNPFFVATIKGIEDRAKEINPNVQVTSVSADYDLNKQVSQIDSFIAAGVDIIMLNAVDAKAIAPAVKKAQAAGVIVAAFDVSAPGADVTVMTNNVKAGEEACQYIVDQLKGKGNVIIINGPASSSIIDRVQGCKNVLGKSPDIKILSDDQNGQGSRDGGLAVMQGLLTRFDKIDAIFAINDPTGIGAELAAKQLNRNEFIITAVDGAPDIEKSLASGKSMIKASASQDPYVMAGDSLKMAVDVLNGKKPAENTVLLDPKLITADNIKDYKGWTAAR
- a CDS encoding sugar phosphate isomerase/epimerase family protein; protein product: MSKIGVHSFVWSAGSSKDELARTLERSRELGFKLVEFSYLDPKQVDVKWLASRIEQLDLDVAISMGLPAEGDISSDDASVVANGVDILDRAVALVRDLGGSKLAGILSSAHGKQENALTKKAWDTSVRTLSKVAERAKSAGVTLNLEIVNRFESNMLNTAAQGLAYIKDTGASNVFLHLDTFHMNIEEADVGLAIRNAADKIGYVHIGESHRGYLGTGNIDFVAIFDALISIGWDDFVTFESFSTTIVDKDLSLKTAIWRNLWSDNVALAEHARRFMELGLETARLKAQLVTNAHLPMV
- a CDS encoding isochorismatase family cysteine hydrolase; this translates as MDSDQGRAIVPNVSGPRPKLHNWMIEEREYDRQEQRRGRRYAYESVDARRTALIVIDMVPFFVEESGYCRGILPNVIRLGDALRSAGGTVAWVVPGSDQPHPDLTREFFGEEVTEVFRTSGGAGPISGRVWAGLSPQAEDLYFEKSAYSAFFPGSSDLPAALGARGIDTVIITGTVTNICCESSARDAYASGFRVVFVADGTAARRDQDHNAALHNIYRSFGDVRPTDEVISLLST
- a CDS encoding GNAT family N-acetyltransferase, which translates into the protein MERFALRRLRSDDASAFRQVRLRALREHPEAFGASWEEEQDQPESRFAERLENGHVIGGISEGEMIVGTIGISRSKGQKTQHIGSIWGMYVSPAARGKGLARQLLNAAVAEFGPSVRSLRLCVEANNDPAIKLYESAGFKRWALEAEALKVGDTFHDEILMRLDVR